The window TTCGTAGGAAGTTTTGTCTTCAAATTTAACTTTATCTACATGAAAAGCCTTTATTACTAATCTTCTCAATATCTTTTCTTTTTCCATATAAATCACCTTTCTTGTATATTAATATTAAAAAATATTAGATTAACAACGAATTGTTTACGAATTACCTCGAGTCCGATAGTTTAGCAGCCAAGCTCTAATAATTTATGTATACATTTGGTAGATGAAAAGTTATCCAATAAACTTAATATGTTCAGTGAACATGTTAAGAGAATAACATTTTTTTAACTGAATTGTCAAGAAGATTACAATTTAAAAAAAGTCTACTGAGGGTTAGTGTTGTTATAATAAAAAAAGGAAAAGATGTGCTGTACTCATAGTTTTATTGAGTAGAACACATCTTTTGTTATTATTTATATTAATTAAATTTAACTACATTTAAATACATCTAGGTAAAGAGAGAGTTCTTTAATAGTAGTTTCTTCTAAATCATAGTTACCATCGTGGATTAACCAATCAAATATTATGCCTCGTACAAATCGTAGAATTTTCCAAGTAATTTCTTTTGAGCAAATATCATTTCTTAATTCTGTATTATTTTGTCCCTCTATAACCACCGAATTAAGACTTACAAAAAAGCTTCTTTTTTCAGAAAAGAAATATTCATTGTCAGAATGAATATGATACGTATATATTTGTTTTAAAATATCTATATTAAGATTTTCACCAATATTTGTTTGAATTTTAATTAATTCTTCAATCTTTTCTAAGCTATTTAAATCTTTTCTAGTTAAAATATTTGCTTCATCAAGAAGCATATCAGCATCTTTATACACTTTGAAAAGTATATCTTGTTTTGATTTAAAATAAAGGTAGAATGTACCGGTTGATACATTTGCTTCTTTGCAAATTTTTCTTATTGTTACTTTATCAAAACCTATTTCAGTAATTAGATCGACAGTAGTATCAAAAATCTTTTTTTTTGTTGCAATTGCTTGCTTTTGACGATTAGTTAAATTTCGCTCATCCATAATTTATACATTTCTCCTTTTTTCCTTCTTTTATTTATTATCATAAATTATCTTATAGTTCATGTCAAAACTTAGTAACTTTTTATTGACAAATTATATAATGGAAAATGATATTGAGAAACGCGTTGACCATTTTTTTCCATGTACAGCAACAGACCCAGCTGGACATATAAAAGTAGCTGGAGAAATGACAGATAGAGTTCATGCTTTTGGATTAAAAATATTTCTGGAATTAAGCTATTTACTAAATAAATGTTTAGCTAGTTGGTTATTTTACAGTCTAATAGCTTAGTCTTTTTTACTTTAGTATAAAAGTAAAGTGTAATTATAACGCAAAGATACTCTGATAATGGAATTGTTAACCATACACCACTTAAACCAATAATAGACGGTAAAGTTAAAATAATAATTGACTTAAATACAATAGATCTGCTAAACGAAATAACTGCTGAATATTTACCATTATTTAATGATGTAAAAAAAACAGATCCAAGAATGTTAAAGCCACTAATAAAAAATGTAAAGCTAAAAATAGTAAAAGCTTGTGCAGTCATTTCAATAAGTTCTACATTTTCTGTATTGAATAAAGAAATAAGTTGAAATTTAAAAATATTACATATAGTAAAAGCTAAGATACTAATAGAACTTATAATTATACAAGACATTTTTAAAAGCTTGTTAATATTATCAAGTTGATTTGCACCAAAATTATAGCTAAGTAATGGTTGTATACCCATAGAAATCCCAATAAAAATAGAAGATAATAAAAAGTTAACATATAAAATAATAGATATACTAGAGACACCTATTTCTCCAACTGAATTCAAAAGTACTGTATTAAATAAAAATGTTGTAATACCAGCAGATAAACTAGATACCATTTCAGATGAACCGTTAATCATGGAGTTCTTTAAAAAATCAAAATCAATTTGAGTAAAAGTAAACTGTATTTGAGAGTGATTGAAAGCAAAATAAACAATGCCAAACAAACCATTAATGAAAGCACCAAAAATTGTACCGAGTGCAGCTCCTTTAATTCCCATATTGAGATGATAAATGAACAAATAATCTAAAATAATGTTTGTAACGCCACCAACAACCGTAGCAAATAAAGAAAGATTAAATTTCCCTTCTAATCTTAAAAAAATTTCTGTAAAAATTTTAATAACAAATCCAACAGATCCTATAAACAATATGAATAGATAATCCATTGCATAAGGCAATAGATCTTCTTTTGCTCCTAAGAGTTCAGCAATAGACTTACTAAAAAATAAGCCAATTACAAGATAAAATAATGTTATAAAAGCAAGTGCATAAATCATGTTGCTAAAGTTTTTATTGGCTTTTTCAATTTCTTTTGCACCAAGATTAATACCAATAATTGCTGATGCACCAATAACAATCATAAAAATACTTCCAAAAATAAAGTTAAAAGCAGGAAGTGTTACATTAAGAGCTGCAAGAGCAGTACTTCCTAATTTTCTAGATACAAAAATACCATCGGTCATTGTATATATAGAAATAAAAACCATAGAAAATATTGTAGGTAATACGAACTTTAGATAATTTTTAAAGTTAATGTTTTCAAAATCTTTATTCATATGCGGCCTCCTTATATACTTCAATTGATAAGTAGTATTATAAACCCTATAGTAACTATAAGGTCAATATGATATATTAAATTTATGATATAAAAATAGATGAATAGTAGTATTCATATTAAAGTGATATATGAAGTTAAATA is drawn from Tepidibacter hydrothermalis and contains these coding sequences:
- a CDS encoding MATE family efflux transporter — protein: MNKDFENINFKNYLKFVLPTIFSMVFISIYTMTDGIFVSRKLGSTALAALNVTLPAFNFIFGSIFMIVIGASAIIGINLGAKEIEKANKNFSNMIYALAFITLFYLVIGLFFSKSIAELLGAKEDLLPYAMDYLFILFIGSVGFVIKIFTEIFLRLEGKFNLSLFATVVGGVTNIILDYLFIYHLNMGIKGAALGTIFGAFINGLFGIVYFAFNHSQIQFTFTQIDFDFLKNSMINGSSEMVSSLSAGITTFLFNTVLLNSVGEIGVSSISIILYVNFLLSSIFIGISMGIQPLLSYNFGANQLDNINKLLKMSCIIISSISILAFTICNIFKFQLISLFNTENVELIEMTAQAFTIFSFTFFISGFNILGSVFFTSLNNGKYSAVISFSRSIVFKSIIILTLPSIIGLSGVWLTIPLSEYLCVIITLYFYTKVKKTKLLDCKITN
- a CDS encoding TetR/AcrR family transcriptional regulator; the encoded protein is MDERNLTNRQKQAIATKKKIFDTTVDLITEIGFDKVTIRKICKEANVSTGTFYLYFKSKQDILFKVYKDADMLLDEANILTRKDLNSLEKIEELIKIQTNIGENLNIDILKQIYTYHIHSDNEYFFSEKRSFFVSLNSVVIEGQNNTELRNDICSKEITWKILRFVRGIIFDWLIHDGNYDLEETTIKELSLYLDVFKCS